A genomic window from Lotus japonicus ecotype B-129 chromosome 1, LjGifu_v1.2 includes:
- the LOC130724066 gene encoding uncharacterized protein LOC130724066, which produces IDDDLESCPDPDTKLDLLLEKLNLGARKKLLVLSLSGLLRVNVRDENKIPKSRTPDWKYANSLIYKRPFSGEFMKFCLERFEVGIWSSAMEHNVDAALDFTCGISRSQLLFVWDQDECTDSGFKSLEKKSKPLFFKELNEVWKCIKRGGPYSASNTLLIDDKPYKAFLNPPSTAIFPEPYKPEDKSDKALDPKGRLCSFLKGLADAEDVQAYVKDHPFGQPAITSSHPDWVFYSKVRSSLGKK; this is translated from the exons attgatgatgatcTTGAATCCTGTCCAGACCCAGATACAAAATTGGATCTCTTACTAGAGAAGCTGAATCTTGGTGCTAGAAAAAAGTTGCTTGTTTTGAGCCTCAGTGGATTGCTCAGAGTTAATGTTCGAGACGAGAACAAAATTCCTAAGTCTCGAACCCCTGACTGGAAATATGCAAATTCACTCA TATATAAGAGGCCATTTAGTGGAGAATTCATGAAGTTCTGCTTGGAAAGATTTGAAGTGGGGATTTGGTCTTCTGCAATGGA GCATAATGTAGATGCTGCGTTAGACTTTACATGTGGAATATCGAGAAGCCAACTCCTATTTGTTTGG GATCAAGATGAATGCACAGATTCCGGGTTTAAATCTTTGGAGAAAAAATCTAAGCCTCTTTTCTTCAAAGAACTGAATGAAGTCTGGAAATGTATCAAGAGAGGAGGCCCATATTCTGCTTCAAATACTTTGCTGATTGATGAtaaaccatacaaggcctttCTCAATCCT CCTAGTACTGCAATATTTCCTGAGCCATATAAGCCAGAGGATAAATCTGATAAAGCCTTGG ATCCAAAAGGAAGGCTATGCTCCTTCTTGAAAGGTCTTGCTGATGCTGAAGATGTTCAAGCTTATGTGAAGGATCATCCATTTGGCCAACCTGCAATTACATCCTCTCATCCTGACTGGGTGTTTTACTCAAAAGTTCGATCAAGTCTTGGCAAGAAGTGA
- the LOC130732608 gene encoding proline-rich receptor-like protein kinase PERK7, giving the protein MDWDTRLKIAIGSAKGLAYLHEDCHPRIIHRDIKGANILIENNFDAKVADFGLAKFNQDTNTCFYLCDGNIWVFGS; this is encoded by the exons ATGGACTGGGACACCAGGCTCAAAATTGCGATTGGATCAGCCAAAGGACTTGCTTATTTACATGAGGATT GTCACCCTCGCATCATTCACCGAGACATAAAGGGTGCAAACATTCTAATTGAAAACAACTTTGATGCCAAA GTGGCAGATTTTGGATTGGCAAAGTTTAATCAAGACACTAACACATGTTTCTACTTGTGTGATGGGAACATTTGG GTATTTGGCTCCTGA